A section of the Salmo salar chromosome ssa05, Ssal_v3.1, whole genome shotgun sequence genome encodes:
- the adad1 gene encoding adenosine deaminase domain-containing protein 1 isoform X1: MTILEMFVNRYLVSKMAWTRGGSFRGSRGASFAQILKKNICAPPGLAVAYVSPAVSEVNNNLFDPACNTNCGGIRSKSIPQELIDRYKRGETHAVSALYQLSQVLQFQVELKETVTTGNIPGFYFAFCVVIDGVKYKTGMGINKKEARASAAQLALEDLLPTLDGDSLLPEALDGPPPLPVKESQSTGSEIHPRRAIYERQNPINEYVPQAVRELLSKLMDSYPEFSACRSTVAAFITQSPSGCEVVAIGTGNYNTKESASPNGRVLHDSHAVVTARRSLMRYLYRHLLLFFSKNRSLEEKSMFQQDKNTKLLSLKSNITLHLYMNQMPKGAAQIPSNLRLNPLSISAWEVNNQISLHVTVEGKVFSVFSPTFDQAASRVVSMSASDKITQWQVLGFQGALLSHFTEPIYVSSILVGDVSCCDVRGMEIAVNQRVDGITPRLPMYYCVYRPHISLVPTACPEGCANTNAQWSHGINWSQGDVSLEVVDGLEGKTVEASPFKSGPALASRLCKAAMLSRFNLVAKEASRRDLLATVSYREAKMMAKPYQEAKSVLRSYLAQQGYGSWVAKPPVSDHFSM, encoded by the exons TTTCCAAGATGGCTTGGACTCGAGGTGGATCATTTCGTGGTTCTAGGGGTGCCAGCTTTGCCCAAATCCTCAAGAAAAATATTTGTGCCCCACCTGGATTGGCAGTGGCATATGTGTCTCCGGCTGTCTCAGAAGTTAACAACAACCTCTTTGACCCGGCATGCAACACCAATT GTGGTGGCATCAGATCGAAAAGCATTCCCCAAGAGTTGATTGACCGGTACAAGCGGGGTGAGACCCACGCAGTGTCAGCTCTGTACCAGCTCTCTCAGGTTCTACAGTTCCAGGTTGAGTTAAAGGAAACGGTAACCACAG GTAACATCCCAGGCTTCTACTTTGCCTTCTGTGTCGTGATTGACGGGGTGAAGTACAAGACTGGGATGGGGATCAATAAGAAGGAGGCCAGGGCCAGTGCAGCCCAGCTGGCCCTTGAGGACCTGCTGCCCACCTTGGATGGAGATTCTCTGCTTCCAGAGGCATTGG ATGGCCCTCCTCCCTTGCCAGTGAAAGAGAGTCAGTCTACAGGCTCAGAGATCCATCCTAGAAGAGCCATTTATG AGCGTCAGAACCCCATCAACGAGTATGTTCCTCAGGCAGTGAGAGAGCTGCTGAGTAAGCTGATGGACAGCTACCCCGAGTTCTCTGCCTGCAGGAGCACAGTGGCAGCATTTATCACTCAGTCAC CCAGTGGATGTGAAGTGGTGGCCATTGGAACAGGAAATTACAACACTAAGGAGAGCGCGTCACCAAATGGACGGGTTCTTCACGACTCCCATGCAGTTGTAACAGCAAGGAGATCACTGATGCG TTATCTGTACAGGCACCTGTTGCTGTTCTTTAGTAAGAATCGCAGCCTTGAGGAGAAGTCCATGTTCCAGCAGGACAAGAACACCAAGCTGCTCAGTCTGAAGAGCAACATCACGCTCCACCTGTACATGAACCAGATGCCCAAAGGAGCTGCCCAGATCCCCTCCAATCT GCGCCTGAACCCGCTCTCCATCTCAGCCTGGGAGGTGAACAACCAGATCAGCCTGCACGTGACGGTGGAGGGCAAGGTGTTCTCAGTCTTCTCCCCCACCTTCGACCAGGCCGCCTCCAGGGTGGTTAGCATGTCGGCCAGTGACAAGATCACCCAGTGGCAGGTGCTGGGTTTTCAGGGAGCCCTGCTCAGTCACTTCACTGAGCCCATCTACGTCAGCAGCATCCTCGTAG GCGACGTGAGCTGCTGTGACGTGCGGGGCATGGAGATTGCGGTGAACCAGCGTGTGGACGGCATCACCCCCCGCCTACCCATGTACTACTGCGTGTACCGGCCCCACATCAGCCTGGTGCCCACGGCGTGCCCTGAGGGTTGCGCCAACACCAACGCCCAGTGGAGCCACGGCATCAACTGGAGCCAGGGGGACGTCTCCCTGGAGGTGGTGGACGGCCTGGAGGGCAAGACGGTGGAGGC GTCTCCGTTTAAGAGCGGCCCTGCCCTGGCCAGTCGCCTGTGTAAAGCAGCCATGCTGAGTCGCTTCAACCTGGTGGCCAAGGAGGCTTCAAGACGGGACCTGCTGGCTACAGTCTCCTACAGAGAGGCCAAG ATGATGGCCAAACCCTACCAGGAGGCCAAGAGTGTGCTGAGGTCCTACTTAGCGCAGCAGGGCTACGGCTCTTGGGTGGCCAAGCCACCAGTGAGCGATCACTTCAGCATGTGA
- the adad1 gene encoding adenosine deaminase domain-containing protein 1 isoform X2, translated as MTILEMFVNRYLVSKMAWTRGGSFRGSRGASFAQILKKNICAPPGLAVAYVSPAVSEVNNNLFDPACNTNCGGIRSKSIPQELIDRYKRGETHAVSALYQLSQVLQFQVELKETVTTGNIPGFYFAFCVVIDGVKYKTGMGINKKEARASAAQLALEDLLPTLDGDSLLPEALDGPPPLPVKESQSTGSEIHPRRAIYERQNPINEYVPQAVRELLSKLMDSYPEFSACRSTVAAFITQSPSGCEVVAIGTGNYNTKESASPNGRVLHDSHAVVTARRSLMRKNRSLEEKSMFQQDKNTKLLSLKSNITLHLYMNQMPKGAAQIPSNLRLNPLSISAWEVNNQISLHVTVEGKVFSVFSPTFDQAASRVVSMSASDKITQWQVLGFQGALLSHFTEPIYVSSILVGDVSCCDVRGMEIAVNQRVDGITPRLPMYYCVYRPHISLVPTACPEGCANTNAQWSHGINWSQGDVSLEVVDGLEGKTVEASPFKSGPALASRLCKAAMLSRFNLVAKEASRRDLLATVSYREAKMMAKPYQEAKSVLRSYLAQQGYGSWVAKPPVSDHFSM; from the exons TTTCCAAGATGGCTTGGACTCGAGGTGGATCATTTCGTGGTTCTAGGGGTGCCAGCTTTGCCCAAATCCTCAAGAAAAATATTTGTGCCCCACCTGGATTGGCAGTGGCATATGTGTCTCCGGCTGTCTCAGAAGTTAACAACAACCTCTTTGACCCGGCATGCAACACCAATT GTGGTGGCATCAGATCGAAAAGCATTCCCCAAGAGTTGATTGACCGGTACAAGCGGGGTGAGACCCACGCAGTGTCAGCTCTGTACCAGCTCTCTCAGGTTCTACAGTTCCAGGTTGAGTTAAAGGAAACGGTAACCACAG GTAACATCCCAGGCTTCTACTTTGCCTTCTGTGTCGTGATTGACGGGGTGAAGTACAAGACTGGGATGGGGATCAATAAGAAGGAGGCCAGGGCCAGTGCAGCCCAGCTGGCCCTTGAGGACCTGCTGCCCACCTTGGATGGAGATTCTCTGCTTCCAGAGGCATTGG ATGGCCCTCCTCCCTTGCCAGTGAAAGAGAGTCAGTCTACAGGCTCAGAGATCCATCCTAGAAGAGCCATTTATG AGCGTCAGAACCCCATCAACGAGTATGTTCCTCAGGCAGTGAGAGAGCTGCTGAGTAAGCTGATGGACAGCTACCCCGAGTTCTCTGCCTGCAGGAGCACAGTGGCAGCATTTATCACTCAGTCAC CCAGTGGATGTGAAGTGGTGGCCATTGGAACAGGAAATTACAACACTAAGGAGAGCGCGTCACCAAATGGACGGGTTCTTCACGACTCCCATGCAGTTGTAACAGCAAGGAGATCACTGATGCG TAAGAATCGCAGCCTTGAGGAGAAGTCCATGTTCCAGCAGGACAAGAACACCAAGCTGCTCAGTCTGAAGAGCAACATCACGCTCCACCTGTACATGAACCAGATGCCCAAAGGAGCTGCCCAGATCCCCTCCAATCT GCGCCTGAACCCGCTCTCCATCTCAGCCTGGGAGGTGAACAACCAGATCAGCCTGCACGTGACGGTGGAGGGCAAGGTGTTCTCAGTCTTCTCCCCCACCTTCGACCAGGCCGCCTCCAGGGTGGTTAGCATGTCGGCCAGTGACAAGATCACCCAGTGGCAGGTGCTGGGTTTTCAGGGAGCCCTGCTCAGTCACTTCACTGAGCCCATCTACGTCAGCAGCATCCTCGTAG GCGACGTGAGCTGCTGTGACGTGCGGGGCATGGAGATTGCGGTGAACCAGCGTGTGGACGGCATCACCCCCCGCCTACCCATGTACTACTGCGTGTACCGGCCCCACATCAGCCTGGTGCCCACGGCGTGCCCTGAGGGTTGCGCCAACACCAACGCCCAGTGGAGCCACGGCATCAACTGGAGCCAGGGGGACGTCTCCCTGGAGGTGGTGGACGGCCTGGAGGGCAAGACGGTGGAGGC GTCTCCGTTTAAGAGCGGCCCTGCCCTGGCCAGTCGCCTGTGTAAAGCAGCCATGCTGAGTCGCTTCAACCTGGTGGCCAAGGAGGCTTCAAGACGGGACCTGCTGGCTACAGTCTCCTACAGAGAGGCCAAG ATGATGGCCAAACCCTACCAGGAGGCCAAGAGTGTGCTGAGGTCCTACTTAGCGCAGCAGGGCTACGGCTCTTGGGTGGCCAAGCCACCAGTGAGCGATCACTTCAGCATGTGA
- the LOC106604598 gene encoding uncharacterized protein, giving the protein MEHIFRSAFLMLFLSVGLQGHPANNLERIQIGIQHLQKNIKCPEGTVFYAPSPADVEKSIAGALACSIQQLNPLDNTNLQHHINKTLKVLQATFVDDIRTDSSECSRENPLFKKSCKEFLENMTSLGQALSVKSSK; this is encoded by the exons ATGGAACACATTTTCAGGAGTGCCTTTTTGATGCTTTTTCTCTCAGTTGGTCTTCAAGGACATCCGGCTAACAATTTAGAGAGAATTCAAATTGGAATACAACATCTACAAAAGAATATTAAATGT CCAGAAGGTACAGTCTTCTATGCTCCGTCTCCAGCGGATGTAGAG AAAAGCATTGCTGGAGCACTGGCCTGTTCTATTCAACAACTGAACCCCCTCGATAACACCAATCTGCAGCATCATATCAACAAGACTTTGAAGGTCCTGCAAGCGACATTTGTCGATGACATC AGAACGGACTCGTCAGAATGCAGCCGTGAGAACCCGCTGTTCAAAAAGTCTTGCAAGGAGTTCCTGGAGAATATGACCAGTTTAGGTCAAGCTCTATCTGTCAAATCGTCCAAATGA
- the adad1 gene encoding adenosine deaminase domain-containing protein 1 isoform X3 — translation MAWTRGGSFRGSRGASFAQILKKNICAPPGLAVAYVSPAVSEVNNNLFDPACNTNCGGIRSKSIPQELIDRYKRGETHAVSALYQLSQVLQFQVELKETVTTGNIPGFYFAFCVVIDGVKYKTGMGINKKEARASAAQLALEDLLPTLDGDSLLPEALDGPPPLPVKESQSTGSEIHPRRAIYERQNPINEYVPQAVRELLSKLMDSYPEFSACRSTVAAFITQSPSGCEVVAIGTGNYNTKESASPNGRVLHDSHAVVTARRSLMRYLYRHLLLFFSKNRSLEEKSMFQQDKNTKLLSLKSNITLHLYMNQMPKGAAQIPSNLRLNPLSISAWEVNNQISLHVTVEGKVFSVFSPTFDQAASRVVSMSASDKITQWQVLGFQGALLSHFTEPIYVSSILVGDVSCCDVRGMEIAVNQRVDGITPRLPMYYCVYRPHISLVPTACPEGCANTNAQWSHGINWSQGDVSLEVVDGLEGKTVEASPFKSGPALASRLCKAAMLSRFNLVAKEASRRDLLATVSYREAKMMAKPYQEAKSVLRSYLAQQGYGSWVAKPPVSDHFSM, via the exons ATGGCTTGGACTCGAGGTGGATCATTTCGTGGTTCTAGGGGTGCCAGCTTTGCCCAAATCCTCAAGAAAAATATTTGTGCCCCACCTGGATTGGCAGTGGCATATGTGTCTCCGGCTGTCTCAGAAGTTAACAACAACCTCTTTGACCCGGCATGCAACACCAATT GTGGTGGCATCAGATCGAAAAGCATTCCCCAAGAGTTGATTGACCGGTACAAGCGGGGTGAGACCCACGCAGTGTCAGCTCTGTACCAGCTCTCTCAGGTTCTACAGTTCCAGGTTGAGTTAAAGGAAACGGTAACCACAG GTAACATCCCAGGCTTCTACTTTGCCTTCTGTGTCGTGATTGACGGGGTGAAGTACAAGACTGGGATGGGGATCAATAAGAAGGAGGCCAGGGCCAGTGCAGCCCAGCTGGCCCTTGAGGACCTGCTGCCCACCTTGGATGGAGATTCTCTGCTTCCAGAGGCATTGG ATGGCCCTCCTCCCTTGCCAGTGAAAGAGAGTCAGTCTACAGGCTCAGAGATCCATCCTAGAAGAGCCATTTATG AGCGTCAGAACCCCATCAACGAGTATGTTCCTCAGGCAGTGAGAGAGCTGCTGAGTAAGCTGATGGACAGCTACCCCGAGTTCTCTGCCTGCAGGAGCACAGTGGCAGCATTTATCACTCAGTCAC CCAGTGGATGTGAAGTGGTGGCCATTGGAACAGGAAATTACAACACTAAGGAGAGCGCGTCACCAAATGGACGGGTTCTTCACGACTCCCATGCAGTTGTAACAGCAAGGAGATCACTGATGCG TTATCTGTACAGGCACCTGTTGCTGTTCTTTAGTAAGAATCGCAGCCTTGAGGAGAAGTCCATGTTCCAGCAGGACAAGAACACCAAGCTGCTCAGTCTGAAGAGCAACATCACGCTCCACCTGTACATGAACCAGATGCCCAAAGGAGCTGCCCAGATCCCCTCCAATCT GCGCCTGAACCCGCTCTCCATCTCAGCCTGGGAGGTGAACAACCAGATCAGCCTGCACGTGACGGTGGAGGGCAAGGTGTTCTCAGTCTTCTCCCCCACCTTCGACCAGGCCGCCTCCAGGGTGGTTAGCATGTCGGCCAGTGACAAGATCACCCAGTGGCAGGTGCTGGGTTTTCAGGGAGCCCTGCTCAGTCACTTCACTGAGCCCATCTACGTCAGCAGCATCCTCGTAG GCGACGTGAGCTGCTGTGACGTGCGGGGCATGGAGATTGCGGTGAACCAGCGTGTGGACGGCATCACCCCCCGCCTACCCATGTACTACTGCGTGTACCGGCCCCACATCAGCCTGGTGCCCACGGCGTGCCCTGAGGGTTGCGCCAACACCAACGCCCAGTGGAGCCACGGCATCAACTGGAGCCAGGGGGACGTCTCCCTGGAGGTGGTGGACGGCCTGGAGGGCAAGACGGTGGAGGC GTCTCCGTTTAAGAGCGGCCCTGCCCTGGCCAGTCGCCTGTGTAAAGCAGCCATGCTGAGTCGCTTCAACCTGGTGGCCAAGGAGGCTTCAAGACGGGACCTGCTGGCTACAGTCTCCTACAGAGAGGCCAAG ATGATGGCCAAACCCTACCAGGAGGCCAAGAGTGTGCTGAGGTCCTACTTAGCGCAGCAGGGCTACGGCTCTTGGGTGGCCAAGCCACCAGTGAGCGATCACTTCAGCATGTGA